In Corylus avellana chromosome ca2, CavTom2PMs-1.0, the following proteins share a genomic window:
- the LOC132172326 gene encoding uncharacterized protein LOC132172326 yields MVVELCLMASHGYPSGLVLHQEQGRVLKDSQHLLPSSGAGHEIISSRSLTLRPHQYEEPWKPISGLSKSSHFVQLDSTVKKPVLIDVQDDNPDSILFSFGIAEQCTKHEKILNFLKSGPSEAERSELDMSLLSDLLGLQALTTNVYQQPFAPSLIYPSCRLYAQKPHLDFVGDLARSSNVTVHPDGRVVFKGTEVEVKDLLSVVSEFYLSRNSPKWRKPSMLVPHYSRLDSNEAVVNVHGSSLKLQATTLAPLKSPEKIKVKPSPKKKNSKKAGRERDMYKKNYFHACESLLSLMVNKKCHRKTAVLSLKKSGPELPELLTQFSAGIAGTGLAVLFSVVTKLACGRVPFCASRLFSTGVGFGLVWLSWAVNKLRDTIIYISKNSGKLGLKEEEMVRKVDKSVHEIYFRAAALMAVAVLKFA; encoded by the exons ATGGTGGTTGAGCTTTGCTTGATGGCTTCTCATGGGTACCCTTCAGGGCTTGTTTTGCACCAAGAGCAAGGTAGAGTCCTCAAG GATTCTCAACATCTTTTGCCAAGTTCTGGAGCTGGACATGAGATAATAAGCTCAAGATCACTTACTTTGAGGCCACATCAGTATGAGGAGCCGTGGAAACCCATAAGTGGGTTGTCCAAGTCTAGTCACTTTGTCCAGCTTGACTCGACTGTTAAAAAGCCTGTTCTCATTGACGTGCAAG ATGATAACCCAGACTCAATACTGTTTAGCTTTGGCATTGCTGAGCAATGcacaaaacatgaaaaaatcTTGAATTTCCTCAAGTCCGGACCAAGTGAAGCAGAGAGAAGTGAACTAGATATGTCTTTGCTATCTGACTTGTTGGGGCTACAAGCATTGACAACTAATGTGTATCAACAGCCGTTTGCTCCTTCTCTTATTTATCCTAGTTGCAGACTTTATGCCCAGAAGCCTCACCTGGACTTTGTGGGAGATTTGGCCCGTAGTTCAAACGTTACGGTTCACCCTGATGGTCGGGTCGTATTCAAGGGTACTGAGGTGGAGGTGAAAGATCTACTTTCAGTTGTTTCTGAGTTTTACTTATCAAGAAACTCACCAAAGTGGAGAAAGCCGTCTATGTTGGTCCCACATTATAGTAG GCTGGACAGCAATGAAGCAGTGGTCAATGTTCATGGGTCTTCTTTGAAGCTTCAAGCAACAACTCTTGCCCCTTTGAAGAG TCCTGAGAAAATAAAGGTCAAACCATcgccaaagaagaagaatagtAAGAAAGCAGGCAGAGAGAGGGATATGTACAAGAAGAACTATTTCCATGCATGTGAGAGCCTTCTATCATTAATGGTTAACAAGAAGTGCCATCGAAAAACAGCAGTCCTTTCTCTAAAGAAATCTGGCCCAGAGCTTCCTGAGCTCCTGACCCAATTTTCTGCTGGAATTGCTGGGACCGGCCTTGCCGTACTTTTCTCTGTTGTCACCAAATTGGCTTGCGGGAGGGTACCATTCTGTGCTTCCAGACTGTTTAGCACCGGAGTTGGGTTTGGGCTGGTTTGGCTCTCATGGGCAGTGAATAAACTTCGAGACACCATCATCTATATCAGCAAGAATTCTGGGAAATTGGGTTTGAAGGAAGAGGAGATGGTAAGGAAAGTGGATAAGAGCGTGCATGAGATTTACTTTAGAGCTGCAGCTTTGATGGCTGTAGCGGTGTTGAAGTTTGCATGA